DNA from Haloferax volcanii DS2:
CCACCTCGCCGACCGCGGCCTCGACGTCGTCGGTCTCGAACGCTACGACATCCCTCACTCGCAGGGGTCGTCCCACGGCATCACCCGCATCATCCGCCGCGCGTACTACGAACACCCGTCGTACGTCCCGCTCATCGAGCGGGCGTACGACCTCTGGGACGACCTCGCCGACGAGACCGGCCGCGATATCATCCACCGAACCGGCTCCATCGACGCCGGCCCCGTCGACAACGACGTGTTCGCGGGTTCGAAACGCTCCTGTGAGGAACACGACATCCCGCACGAGGTGCTGACCGGCGCGGAGGTCAACGAACGATTCCCCGGCTACGAACTCCCCGAGGACTACCGCGCGGTCTATCAGGAAGACGGCGGGTTCGTCGTCCCCGAGCAGTCGATTATCGGCTATACCGAAGCGGCACAGGCCCGGGGTGCCGAAATCCGCGCCCGCGAACGGGTCGAAGACTGGGCGGAGACGAACGACGGCGGCGTGCGCGTCCGCACCGACCGCGGCGTGTACGTCGCGGACGCGCTCGTGCTCGCCGCGGGCGCGTGGAACTACAAACTCGCTGACGCGCTCGACGGCCTCGCGATCCCCGAGCGACAGGCGCTCGCGTGGTTCCAACCCGAGTCGCCGGCGACGTTCGCGCCCGAGGAGTTCCCCGTCTGGAACCTCAGCGTCCCCGAGGGTCGGTTCTACGGCTTCCCGGTCCACGACGTGCCGGGGTTCAAACTCGGCAAGTACCACCACCGCGACGAGGAGGTCGACCCCGACGACTTCGACCGCGAGCCGAACCGCGCCGACGAGGCGATACTCCGCGATGTCACGGAGAAGTACTTCCCGGAGGCCGCGGGGCCGACGATGTCGCTCGCGACGTGTATGTTCACGAACTCGCCGGACGAGCACTTCATCCTCGACACGCTGCCGGACCACCCGCAGGTCGCCGTCGGCGCGGGCTTTTCGGGACACGGCTTCAAGTTCGCCAGCGTCATCGGCGAAATCCTCGCTGACCGCGCCGGCGACGGCGAGAGCGACCTGCCGCTCGATATGTTCTCGCTCGACCGGTTCGAGTGACGACGGGCGGTCGAGCTTGCCGCTCGTCAACCGATTTGACGATATAACTTCCGTAAGTTTTCTTCATTTGCGTATAAATGCCTCTATTATCGAAGCCGACTTGTTATGATGTGTAACACCAATGGGTTGGTTGAATCGTGTGGGGTGTGGACTCGTGTCACGGTCGGTGCGGACGCGTCGAATCCGACGCGGGTCGTCTCTCGACGGTGACAGTGGGTGGCCCCAAAGCGGGGACAACGATATGACCGAACACGAATTCATCTGGCGGTCGTCAATGGAGGCTGTATCGAATGGCGAATAGCAACGACTCGACCGGTCGGTCGACGAGCGAGTTACAGGAAGACCTGTTTTATCCCGATATGGAGCGCGAACCCGGTGACAGAAACATCCAGGGGTTGGGGTTCGACATCCATCCCGTCGTCTTCCCGGCCGCGCTCTTGATAATCGGCGTCTTCGTCGCTGCGACGCTCATTCTCGGTGAGCAGGCGGCGAGCGTCTATTCGGGTATCAGGGGCTTTTTCGAGGGGAACTTCGGGTGGTTCTTCCTCCTGTCGGTGAACCTCTTTATCGTGGTCTTGGCGTACTTCGCGCTGAGTAAGTACGGAAAGATAACCCTCGGCGGCGTCGAGGCGGAAAAGGAGTTCAGCGACTTCTCGTGGATGGCGATGCTGTTCAGCGCGGGCATGGGTATCGGGCTCATGTTTTACAGCGTCTCGGAGCCGCTGTACTACTTCAGTAACGTCCCCGGCTTCTTCGACGCCGAGGCCGGGTCCGGCGGTGCGGGTATCGCCGCGATGACGCAGACGTTCTTCCATTGGCGGTTCCACCCGTGGGCCATCTACGGCCTCGTCGGCTTGGGACTCGCGTTCTTTTCGTTCAATCGGGGGCTGCCGCTCACGTTCCGGTCGATTTTCTGGCCGCTCCTCGGCGAGCGAATCTACGGCTGGCCGGGCCACCTCATCGACCTCGTGGCGGTGTTCGCGACGCTGTTCGGCCTCGCCACGTCGCTCGGCCTCGGGGTCGCACAGATAAACACCGGGCTGTCGTACATCCTCGGCGGGAGCATGCTCGGCGTCCTGAGCGTTCCGAACAACACCGGGATGCAAATCGCGCTCATCGCCGTGATTACACTCATCGCTACCGCCTCTGTCGCGGCCGGCCTCGAAGGCGGTATCCGGCGTCTGAGCACGGTGAACGTCTTTCTGATGTTCGTGCTGTTGACGTTCGTGCTCGCCGCCGGCGCGACGATGAGCATCTTCGGCGCGTGGGTGCAGGGCCTCGGGAACTACTTCAGCGACTTCCTCTCGCTCGCGTTCTTCACCGGGACGCTCGGCGACGGCGCGTCCACCGTCAACGCTTGGACGGTGTTCTACTGGGCGTGGTGGATTGCTTGGTCGCCGTTCGTCGGGATGTTCGTCGCGCGCATCTCGAAGGGGCGGACGGTCCGCGAGTTCGTCTTCGGCGTGTTCGTCCTGCCGTCGCTGTTCTCGACGGTCTGGCTCTCGGCGTTCGGCGGGAGCGCGCTGTTCAACTCGCTTCAGGGTAACGGCGCGGTCCTCGCGACCTACAACGAGGCCGGCCAGACGGTCGCCATGTTCGCGCTCCTCGAACAGTTCCCGTTCAGCGCCGTCTCGGGGCTGCTCGCCGTGACGCTCATCGTCACGTTCTTCGTGACCTCCTCGGACTCGGGGTCGCTCGTCGTCGACCATCTCACGTCGGGCGGCAAGCACAACGTGCCGCGGACCCAACGCATCTTCTGGGCGGTCATCGAGGGCCTCGTCGCGTCGCTTCTCCTCTACGGCGGGGGTCTCGGCGCGCTCCAGACGGCGGCCATCGCGACGGGGTTCCCGTTCGCCGTCGTCCTCGTCATC
Protein-coding regions in this window:
- a CDS encoding BCCT family transporter: MANSNDSTGRSTSELQEDLFYPDMEREPGDRNIQGLGFDIHPVVFPAALLIIGVFVAATLILGEQAASVYSGIRGFFEGNFGWFFLLSVNLFIVVLAYFALSKYGKITLGGVEAEKEFSDFSWMAMLFSAGMGIGLMFYSVSEPLYYFSNVPGFFDAEAGSGGAGIAAMTQTFFHWRFHPWAIYGLVGLGLAFFSFNRGLPLTFRSIFWPLLGERIYGWPGHLIDLVAVFATLFGLATSLGLGVAQINTGLSYILGGSMLGVLSVPNNTGMQIALIAVITLIATASVAAGLEGGIRRLSTVNVFLMFVLLTFVLAAGATMSIFGAWVQGLGNYFSDFLSLAFFTGTLGDGASTVNAWTVFYWAWWIAWSPFVGMFVARISKGRTVREFVFGVFVLPSLFSTVWLSAFGGSALFNSLQGNGAVLATYNEAGQTVAMFALLEQFPFSAVSGLLAVTLIVTFFVTSSDSGSLVVDHLTSGGKHNVPRTQRIFWAVIEGLVASLLLYGGGLGALQTAAIATGFPFAVVLVIMCYTVYLGLDKEYELLQSEEFAERIEDLADEDIDIDVGRSQTSVVTNVRQNPGTTDD
- the solA gene encoding N-methyl-L-tryptophan oxidase, which gives rise to MSVRDDRYDVAVVGVGGMGSATAYHLADRGLDVVGLERYDIPHSQGSSHGITRIIRRAYYEHPSYVPLIERAYDLWDDLADETGRDIIHRTGSIDAGPVDNDVFAGSKRSCEEHDIPHEVLTGAEVNERFPGYELPEDYRAVYQEDGGFVVPEQSIIGYTEAAQARGAEIRARERVEDWAETNDGGVRVRTDRGVYVADALVLAAGAWNYKLADALDGLAIPERQALAWFQPESPATFAPEEFPVWNLSVPEGRFYGFPVHDVPGFKLGKYHHRDEEVDPDDFDREPNRADEAILRDVTEKYFPEAAGPTMSLATCMFTNSPDEHFILDTLPDHPQVAVGAGFSGHGFKFASVIGEILADRAGDGESDLPLDMFSLDRFE